The stretch of DNA GGGATAAGCTTAAAGTAATAATGGTGTGGTACCCCTACAGTTGGCTCAtttgggagagggagaaaaacaatCCTAACAACAGGCTTTACTCTTGAATGTACAGATGGCAGAGTCAGGCTCTCTGCAGATGACAAGCAGCATCCTTAGATTCTGTTAATAACAGTAAACTTTTTAATCATAGGCCTTATTAAGCATCAAGCATGCTTACATcaagaaaacaacacagacagtcCCATTTGGCTGCTTCCCTGATTTGTCCTTTGAACATAATTCATATGAATCATGCCAGCATAAGTTGGCTCTGTTGGTGGAGAcgaggatgagagagagtgagatcagTTGCCAGATCACATTTTGATGTTTCTGCTGTACCCACAGCGGGTACTTAATAAGTGCAGCCTACCCTGGGCACGGGGCAGACGTTGGCAGGCAATGTAGTCGTTAAGGTTGTAACCGCTGAATGTCTGGACATGGAATCATAGGAGCAGGCCAGTGGCATCACTTTTCCTGCCCAATTGTAAATCCATGTGTGTGCCGATGTGAGATTCTGGTCTTCGGATACTGTTACACATACAGTCGGGTCCTGGCGTTTCTTACTTGTGTCCTGTTGCGTTTGGCTGTGGCGTAGAAGCCATTTTATGCACTTTGCTGTGTTTGTTAGAAACAGAATATTCCTCATGACCTTGTAAAAACCCTTCTGAATCACTGGCCATACTGGCTTCTACGCTGATTTATCTTTTATGTCATATTCGGAGCCGCAGTCCTTTATTCATTGCAGAAGTTCTCTGACAGTAATAGCCCGACCATCAGCTAAAAGTGTGACTGTATGGGGCATTAACTGGATTAACTGCCCAGCCTTGATGTGTGGCATTAGGTGGAACTGCCCTGTGCATTTCACAGTGCAGTATAGGGTTTCATTTTAGAAGCAGTCTGTGTCCTCTTGTAAACTAAGGAACCAAAATCTCCTTACGAGTGTCTGGTTGCTATACCTCTCCTTCTTTCACCCCGAGTGGTTCAGCAGTGTTTTTTACCCAAAGGAGAGTAATAGTCGAGAGTTTCTATAAAAGTTGATAAGCTCACTGATCTAAGGCATTGGCCTCAGTGCATTAGTGCTTAGCTCTTTCCATCCGTAACTTGTTTATTGATTAAGGTATAAAAATCACCAGGATTGATTACTCAGGATTTTCCCACAGCTCTGCAGACTTATCACAGGGAgtcttaatttatttatttctgcttGCTTTATGTGTGTAGGTATGGATGGACTGTTTACAAAAGCCCACCATCTGTTGTGATTGCTTTTCAATCACGCCACTTGGGTGGAGGTGGGTAACGTTTCACCCCAGgacgtgaaaaaaaaacaccaccgcAAGTCTCAACGTGATTGGCTGAGGGAGCGGACTTGGTTCCTCGTCATGGCGATAGCACCTCTCAGGAGGTTAGAACAACGTGCCAGGGCAGGGGAGTGTTCCGTGCCTTTGATAGCCGCTCAACTTAAGAACGCGATGGAACAGGAAACATTTCATTGCCGCCGCTTTCATCACCTGACATGTGAAGATGACACATAGGTGAGGAAGGCAAAGCCTAGTTAAAAGGTGCAGCCTAGACATGACATACGAAAGTACTGAAAGAGGACATGTTACTGACAAATGCGGAATCAAATAGAGGATACTGATAGTAGTTTGAGAGGGAGATCATCTGAGTTTATTTGTTCATGAATTGGTCAAATTCTCCATTCCCTGCAGAGCCAGCACTGTCCCCATACGATTCAGTCATGACAGACCAAAAGAAAGTGCCGAGTCATTTGCTGTgttctgttgccatggcaactacCACATAGGGATCCGGTCCATGACATGATAGGGTAGGATGGGGGAAACATTTCACTCAAGCAGTCAGCGTTCAAAGATTTCCCCTCGCCTGTGTGCGTTTGTTATTAGCCTATCTCCTGAAGAGAATACAGCTCATTAACCTaactctctctgtttttatgtCTTCCTCTTCAGGTTCAACTCAGGTTGACCTATTCACAAACGGACATCCTTtgattctgtaaaaaaaaaaggcacacacgctcacactgtgatcaagaggaggaagaggaacaaaACGTGACCTGACCTCACCTTGAAGAAACGAAACAAGACGTAACTGTGACCTCGCCTTGTTTTGAACGGCCTGATTCTAATGGTTATACTGTAGAGGGATGAGAGCAGATTGTGAATACCTGCTCTTGCATGTAAGCTAGGCATCAGACTGGTGGCAAGATGAGACTCGCCTGACTGGCGTTCCCCGATCTGCGACTGAACACTCCTGTTGTTCTATTCtagcctcttcttctctcttctcctctgacgAAAAAGCCATGGACCCGGAGCCACCGCCGATGCCGGCGATCGAAGTGGAGGACGTGGACGGGCCGAACTGCCTGGACGACTTGGACAACTCCTCCTCGGACGACCACCTGCGGACGCTGAAGGCCCTGACGCAGAAGCTGAGGCTGGAGACGCGTCGGCCGTCTTACCAGGAGTGGAGGGACCAGGTGGAGGCCCACCAGAGCGCCAACAGAGGGGTCGCCGGGGTCGCGGACGGGGGGGCAAAGACACGCCCGGGGCAGAGCACcaccagtagcagcagcagtggggTTTCCTCAGAGGACGGCCAGGGGGGAAGTGCTGCTCCGAGTGAGCACATCTCAGGAGACGCCGTCCCAGCCTCGGGGAACCTGAAGGGCTTTGGGAATATTGACGAGGCGCTTGATTGGTTGCGGAAGG from Sardina pilchardus chromosome 12, fSarPil1.1, whole genome shotgun sequence encodes:
- the fam167ab gene encoding protein FAM167A; this encodes MDPEPPPMPAIEVEDVDGPNCLDDLDNSSSDDHLRTLKALTQKLRLETRRPSYQEWRDQVEAHQSANRGVAGVADGGAKTRPGQSTTSSSSSGVSSEDGQGGSAAPSEHISGDAVPASGNLKGFGNIDEALDWLRKELKDMRVQDQQLARQLMRLRGDINKLKIEQTCHLHRRMLNDATYGLEERDELSDLLCDSPVTPGFGLSAPLRLIGVTKMNINSRRFSLC